The Candidatus Woesearchaeota archaeon genomic sequence TCAAGGTCGAGCTTGTCGAGCAGTTCCTTGTACCGGTTTCGGATGGTGACTTCAGTCACGCCGGCAACATCTGCCACTTCGCGCTGGGTGCGTTTTTCACCGTGAATCAGCGCCGAAACATACAGCGCAGCGGCGGCAATACCCGTTGGTCCACGTCCTGAAGTGAGCTCTGCTTTTTGCGCTTTTTCAAGAACTTCAATTGCCTTGGACTGGGTTTCAGCGCTCAGTTTCAAAGATGAGGCGAAGCGTGCGATGTAATCCGCCGGGTTTGACGGCAAAATCGTGATGTTCAGCTCTCGGGTAACAAAGCGGTAGGTTCGGCCGACTTCTTTCTTGTCGATACCGGATGCTTCGCTGAGTTCGTCGAGCGTACGGGGCACATCATGGCCTCTGCAGGCAGCGTAGAGCGAACCTGCCACCACACTTTCCATGCTTCTTCCACGGACCAGGCCGCGCTGGACTGCCATAGTATAAATTCTGGCAGCTTCTTCTTCAACTGATTTTGGCAGCTTTAAGTAGGATGAAACTCTCTTGAGTTCAGCCAGTGCAAGCTTCAGGTTGCGTTCGATGGCGGTGCTGATGCGGTACTGCCACTTTCTAAGCCGGAAGAATTTGTTTTTGTCCTTGCCCTCGAGCCGGTACAGGTCAGCTTTTTGGCCGACTTCAGTGCCAAGGCCTTGGTCGTACTGCGTGTACGTCATCGGGGCGCCA encodes the following:
- a CDS encoding transcription initiation factor IIB encodes the protein MMSFVKKCPECDSINLFHNRDKGEVICKDCGLVVEDRMVDFEQEWREFDSDDGENKRRTGAPMTYTQYDQGLGTEVGQKADLYRLEGKDKNKFFRLRKWQYRISTAIERNLKLALAELKRVSSYLKLPKSVEEEAARIYTMAVQRGLVRGRSMESVVAGSLYAACRGHDVPRTLDELSEASGIDKKEVGRTYRFVTRELNITILPSNPADYIARFASSLKLSAETQSKAIEVLEKAQKAELTSGRGPTGIAAAALYVSALIHGEKRTQREVADVAGVTEVTIRNRYKELLDKLDLEKEIKKTKKKK